ATCTAGAATTGAAAAATATTGCATATTTTAGTTTTGCTGCTAGTTTAAGACATGCAGAGTCAAGAACAactttattatattaatattaatgtaaTATTTTCTCTTCCATGTTGAATTCTCTATGTTTTATCAGTCTCTTTTCTGAACATGATATTTGTTCTCTCTTTGGGATTTAACTTTTATCAGCAACTAATCGAAATACAGTCAAATACCCACAAATACTTCGATTTTGTTTTCTTGCATTAGAAAAAATGAGGAGATTATTGTTTTAGATATTCCTTTTGCTGGCAATTAGTAACAAATGCTTTCAATCTACAACTATCTCTATAATTGTTTTGTGCAGTACTCTATTCTATTTCCAAATTAAGAACTCTTTACTAAATTAATAACAATGTCAAATTTTTATTCCCTTAAATCAAAATACAAAGCTTATAGGACCCAAAAGCAAATACAACTACACACaaaattcttttctttttttaattttaccaTTATCTTCTGTTATGACTATTTCCTAAATAGCTTGAAAGCCGTTCTCTCTTTGAAATCTGCAAACCGTACAAAGAGGTGAAAAGAGGGATGGAGTCTTGTACTTGTCTTCTCCTCCCATCATGGGCATAGGAACTCCAATCTTGACAGGGCTAACATAATTTGGCCTGTAGGTCTTACCCAAAACTCCTTCAACATCATCTGTCAAGTTAAAAAACTTGAACTGTGTCTCTAAGTGAGCGAAAGCATCATTATCTGGCAGCTGATAGTTATGAATCCTGTTCTCTTCTTTCTCAATAGGTCTCACCTTTATATTTAGCTCCAACAACTTAGAAACTGTGACTTTGATAGTGTTCGTGTCATCAGTTCTTTCAACTGCAACTTCTCTATCTTCACCATTAGCCCTCCATTCCGCCTCTCCTTCAGTCGGTATCTGGACAGTTTCCCCGTCCCATGTTACTATAAGTGCATCAACATTAGCATCCCAATGTGATAGTCTCCTTGCTGAAATGACTAGTGTGTGAGTATCAAACATGACAGAGAGTGCTTGCACCCATGTGTAGTCACGAGTTCTTCCTTGTGGTCGAGTACCGATGAAGTGTGCATTGATCTGCAGGTTATCATCAGAAACAATAGCAAAGTTTCCACCCGTTTCTCCATGGAAGTAGAACATCACACCATCACCACCGATAAACCGGGGATCATAACATAGAGAGCCATATCCGTTACAATTAGGTCTTCTCCCTGTTATAAACATAACATAAAACGATTGAAAAAAAGGAAACTACAATATATATTACTCTTTTCACATGCTATCGAAAATGGAAGGCTTACATTTGCAGGTGACTTCACATTTGC
The window above is part of the Euphorbia lathyris chromosome 3, ddEupLath1.1, whole genome shotgun sequence genome. Proteins encoded here:
- the LOC136222621 gene encoding uncharacterized protein, with protein sequence MDKGKLGVILTSLLVFIFIEVRVAFGATKSPYDAAITHYIMLRTLPSGHERAFCLARGSCLRKTLVCPDQCKVRKPKQNRKQKGCFLDCSSKCEVTCKWRRPNCNGYGSLCYDPRFIGGDGVMFYFHGETGGNFAIVSDDNLQINAHFIGTRPQGRTRDYTWVQALSVMFDTHTLVISARRLSHWDANVDALIVTWDGETVQIPTEGEAEWRANGEDREVAVERTDDTNTIKVTVSKLLELNIKVRPIEKEENRIHNYQLPDNDAFAHLETQFKFFNLTDDVEGVLGKTYRPNYVSPVKIGVPMPMMGGEDKYKTPSLFSPLCTVCRFQRENGFQAI